The nucleotide window ATCAATCACGCCTGAGCGCACCGCTTCGTCGTAAGCCGTCTTTTCGTCGGCACTCAGGGCGCTGCTGATGTCGTTCTTGCCGCGTGCTGCCTCCGCGCTGGCCTTGAGCAGCGCGGCGCTCGACTTGGCAAAGCCCCAGCGCGCGCCCATCACCGGGTAGGCCACCAGCGCGGTCTGCGTCAGGTTGACCATCGCCGACGCGGGCGATAGGCCGAGGTGGAACATGAATCCCACACTGGTCAGCGCCGTGGACAGCGCATTGGTCTTGGGGTTCATCGCTGCGTCGTGGCGCTTGGTCATCTCGTCCACCACCTGCTGCGCGCGCACTGAATCGAAGGCGGCGTCGCTCGCGCCTTCATCCACTCGGCGCTGCATGTCCCGCAGTTGATCCTGCAATTGATCGCCGTAGCGCAGCTTGGCCAGGTAGCTGGCGCCGTGGAACACGTTCTGCGCGAAGGCGCGCCGGGCGTCCTGGCTGTAGCCGGCCGTGCCCTTGCGGTGAATGCCGTGCTTGGCCCATGACAGGTCCGGCAGCGACGACAGATAGAGCTGACCCAGTGCATCCTCCAGCTCGGCGCGCTGCTTTGGCTCCATGCCCTGCTTGTCCAGGACGCCGTAGAGCTGTTCCATGAAGCCGCGGCCGACGCTGTCGCGCTCGGCGACGAAGTTCTTGGCCTTGATGACCTTGCCCACGGCGAAGCCCTTGTCGGCCGGGAACAGCGTCTCAAGCTGGGCACGGGTGGCCTCGGCCTCCGACATGGTCTCTGCGCGGCTGACGTTGGCCACTTTGCCATCGGAACCCGTCACCACCACCACGTACTGGCCGAACCGCGCCAGCGGGAAGTACACGCCCTTGATGCGGCCGAAGAACTCGTTGTCCATGCGCTTCAGCATCTCCGCCTTGCGCTCGTTGCTCAGTTCGCTGCGCTGGATGCGCTCCGTGATGGCCGAGCGCACGTCCTGCATGTGGCGGCTGTAGGTGTCGCGGGCGTTGGCGTAGACCTCGCGCGCCTCGGGAGTCAATGCTTCATAGCGCCGCCGCAGGGCGCCGTACTGGACGCGGTTGTCTCCCTCGACAAAGTCCTTCGCCGGATCCATTTGCGCCAGCGTGGCGTCGTGCATCAGGTCGGCCAGCGCGCGCTCATCCTTCAGCTTCGCCCATTCCTGTGCCAGTTGGTCTGCACCGGCGCCGACGTCGTTCTTGTCGGCATCCATGCGGGCCATCAGGTCGTTGTAGGCTTTCAGCTCGGGCAGCATGTCGCTGTACACGTCGACCAACTGGCGCCGGCCCAGAAACTGCAAGCCTAGCGGGCGCAGGTCCGTCGCCTTGTGCCTGGCCATCCGCTTGACGTCGGTCACGGTGACCGAGGACAGCACATCGCCCATGCGCTGGGCCTGCCGCGGTTCGTCTTGTGGGGCCCGGCTGAACATGGTGTCCGTGTTGGCCGCGTCCGCTGCCGTGCTGGCGGTACCGGGCACCGCTCCACGCTCGACCCACGCGCGTGCCGGCAGGATGAAATTGCGGATCAACTCATCATCGGTCAGCCGCAGACTGCTGAAGCCCGGCACATGCTGTCGCAGCCAGGAGCGGATGACAGCGATGGCGCGCCGCACGAAGCCGATGTGCGGCGTCCTCTGCGCCATCTCGGCCAACACTTCTTCGGCGGCTGCCCGGCGATCAAGCTTGTTCACACCGCGCAGGCCGTATTCCTTGATCTTGGCGTCCACCTCCGCACGGCGCATGGTCGCGATCTGGTTGAGGATAGGCGTCAGTTCCTTGCCGAACAAGCCACGCAGACCATGGTGCCCCAGCGCTTCGTGGAACAGCACCCGCGCAGCGTCGTTTGGCGTGCGCAGCTTCGAGGCCATGAGGTAGACCTTGCCCTGGTGATAGAAGCCTTCAGGCGCGCCGCGCGCACCTCCGCTGCGCTGCTTAAGGTCGGCGCGGCGGGCTGAAACCGGGATCACCGGATCGTTCATGTCGAATGCGACGATGACCTCCGGGCCGTTGGCCCATGCGTTTCGCACTGCGTCAACCGTGCCTTGTACGACGCTCACGGCTTGCGCGCGAGCAGCGTCGGAGAGGGTGGTTCGATCATCATGGTCCGGCGTGGCATTGGCCGGCGGCGGCGCGCTGGCCACATCCTTGCCGTTGAAGCTCACGATCACGTCGTCGCTCGCCACATCCTGCGTGCTCTCGGGCGTGAAGGCGCGGCGCTGTTCATCGGTCAGCTTCTCTCTCGCCTGGGTGTTGCGCGCCTCCACCTCGCCGGCCTGGCGCCGGTACTGATCGCGCTGCGCCGTCAAGTCGCCCTGGAACTGGCTCACCGCGCCACCGCTGGCAAAGCCCTCCACGGTCTGAATGCCATGCTGCACCTCATGCAGCAGGATTGACTGGAACTGCGCAGGGCTGACCGCGCCGCCCATCAGGATGCGGCCCGTGCGCGGATTGAAGCTGGCACCGCGGCCCACCTTCATGCCGACCGGCATCTCCGCCAAGCTGGGGTAAGCGGCGAACAGCGCCGGGTGATCCAGCAGGTCGCCCAGGCTTACAGCCTGGTCGCCGCGCGCGAAGGTGCGGAATTCCTCCGGCGTCAGCTTCAGGCTGGCGTCGTGGTCGCTGATCTCGAAGCGCCAGCGTCCATCGGCGCCGGTGTGCCAGCCGGTGTCCTGACGCACGGCTTCAGCGTCTTCGCCGGCGGTGATGCGCTCCTGCGCGGTGGTCAGGGCATGCTGGTCAGCGGTGGCAGCCTGCGGGCCGGCGAAGCTGTAGCGCGGCGCGTTCGGTCCAGATGCGGACTCGATCCGCTTGACCACCTGTTCGCGGGTGAGTACACTGGCGCTGCTGATGGAATCACGGTGCAAGGCAATTGTGGCCGGAGCCGCCGCAGCCGAGGCCCTCGTCTTTACGAGGGCTTCTTTGTTTCTGGCGTAGATGCGCCCTTTCGCGTTCAGCACATCGCGCGCCATGCGCTGCTGCCCGGTCATGTCAGGGTGGTCGTGCAGCGGCGTGACGGTGTGGATTCGGCCATCCTGGCCCACGCTCACCCCTACCGCGATTGGCTCACCCCGAGCCGTCTGCGACTCCACGAACACGCGCAACCCGCCATCGCGGTGCGGGATGATGAACAAGGGATCAGCCAGCAACGCCGGCAAGTTCTGGAAGACCTCGGCCGGCACGTCCGCATGCTTGTCCCGGATGGCCCGAAGGTAGGTGCGAGGCAACACCAGCGAGTGAGACTTGGCGCCCATCGCTCGCATCACGGCCGGCGTGGCCATGCTCGGATCCTTGGCTTGCGCATTGGCGGCCGCACTGCGCAATCGTTCTTGCCAGCGTTCGACCTCTTGCCCGGCGGCGGCCGCAATGTCAGTGGTCGATCCGGTGGGTTTGCCGCGACTGAACATCAGCCCTTGCCCGCTCAGCGCATCGTCTCCGTTCTGCCCTAGCTGGAAATTCTCTGTCGACGCCTGCTGGCGCGCAGCAACCTCTTTCTCGTTCAGCGCCTTGGCTGCCTCAGCGCGGGCGCGCGCCGGTTCAGCAGCGCGTTCACGGGCGTCCTTGTCCTTGGCGGCCTGCTGATTGACTGCCTGCTGTTTCGTCGGCGCCGTTAGGTCGAACGCGCCCGCCAGTTGCGCGTCGTGCGCATCGATGGCCGCCACCAGCTCGGCCAGACCCTGGTGCTGGCGGTGATCAATGCCCAGATCGCTGGCGACCTTGGCCGTCTGCAGGAAGTTGCTGCGCCACTTCGCTGGGCGTTCCGGCTGGGCTAGCCCTTGGGCAGCGGCGCGTTGTCCTGCTGTCCCACGGCCGACTGCGCCATCCGCTGCGCCGCTGCCATTTCTTCGGCGTTCGGCTTCTCGCCGCGCAACACCTTCTCCAGCAGGCTCAGGCCCGCCGGGCTGCGCAGTGTCGTTGCGGGTTTGGGATTGCTGCTCACGTCCGAGTCCTTCAAAGAGTTGCTGCCGGCTCAAGGTCGGGGTCTGCCCGAACATGCCCGCCTGCTGACGATTGTCGCGGGCGATCTGCATTTGCTCAAGCGCCAGTTGCGCCCAATCGCGCAAGCCTTCGGCCATGCGCTTGCTGCTGCGGATGTTCTCGGCCATGAAGCGGGCTACGACGAACGCTTCGGGGTGCATGTCCAGATTGGCGTTCTGCATCACCTCGGACAGCCTCAGCCCGCGCCGCGTGGCGTTCACCGCCATGCCCGCCGCATCGGCCACGGCGCGGCGGATGTCGAATTCACCGGCGCCCACCAACTGCGCCATCGGCCCGGCCGCATCAGCCAGGGCGGCCATCACGGCGCGCGCTTCAGGATCTGTGGCCTGGGCATGCAGCCGCACCAGGTCATCGCTGCCATAGGCCTGCTTGAAGGTGGCGGCCATCAGCCGGTCAACGGCCTGGCGTGTCGGCGTGCCATCGGGGTTGAGCATGTTGCCGCGCTCGGCTTCGGGCATGGCGGTCACAAAGCCGCGCACGCTGGATGCCGTGGGCACTCCGGCGTCATCGAATTGCAGCGCCGCCAGATCGACGCGCTGGGCATCGTTGGCCGCTTCTTCCACGGGCGACAGGCGCGCCGTGCCGCTGGTGTTGCTGCGGTCGCCGATGTCGGGTTTCACGTCCTGCTCGGCCATCACGCGCACCAGCACGGGCTCGCGCATGTTGGCCAGCGCCTGCGGGTCGATGCCAAGCACCTGCGCGTCAACGGCCAGTTCGGTGCGGTAATCGGTGGCGGTGCCGCGGCGGTAGGCTTCGGCGATGCCTGCGGCGCGGCCGTTGCCTGCTACGGCGCGCAGCTTGCCCTGCTGGCCAGCGGCGTATTCACGCACTGGCGTGCCATCGGCATGGTTGGAGGTCAGCACGTCGGCGGCTTCGACCACGGCGTATTGCGTCTGCACGCGGTCGCCCCGGCCATCGGCCACGGTTTCGGTGCGGCCCAGCATGGCAGAGGCCGGTACGTCGCCAAACGCTACCGGAGCGCCGCTGTCCATGGTGCGCGAGGGACCGGTGCGCAGGTAGTCTGGCTTCGCAGCGATGGCATTCATCTGGCTGATGCTGGCGGCGGTGCTGCGGTCGCGGTTTTGCAGCACGAGGCCGGGACGGTGCGCTTCAGGTTCAGCACCACGGTCATTCGCTACGGATTCAATAGCTGACACCGCTTGACTGGTAGGCGCCGTGGGCTGATTTTGCTCAGTGGCTTGTGTGGCTTGCTCGGCCGCGCGCTGAGCCTCGTTGATGCGATCGGCCTGCGTCTGCACGCGCACGCCGTCCTGGCCGGCAACCATCAGGCCGGTGGGCGCGGTGTCGTAGCCCAGGGTGGCATTGGCCTGCGTCTGCGGCATGGCCGACTGCTGCCCGGGCGCCAATCGCGCGGTCGGCTGCACGTCGTAGCCGCGCCCGCTGGGGTGCGGCACCACCGACAGCGCAATGCCCGAGTCAGCGGCGCGGGTACGCAGCATGTGCACCTCATTCAGCCGCAGCGGCACGCCGGGCGTGAGGTCAGCATCCATGGCCAACTGGGTGATGCGTTGGCCAATGGTATCGGGCGCGTCAGGCTTCGCAGTGAAGTCCAGGCCGTCTTGCGTCACGGCCCCTACGTCAGCCGACGGATCAACGCGCGCTGGCGGCGGCACGCCCGCCCGGGGGTCGAACGAACGCACTACCACACCGGCAGGCATGTCGTCCACGCCAGGCTCGGGCACCGGTGCGGCGGCAGCAAGTTCACGCGCCTCAAATTCGCGCATGGCGCGCATGACCGGCGGCAAGTCGGCCTGATCAAGGTCGGCCATCACCATGCGGGCGGCGCGCTGCTGCTCGGGCGATAGTCGGTCAGCGACGGCCTCAAGGCCTGTGCGTGCATCAGGCGCGGCCGGTGCAGCCGGTGGCGGCGCGGGAGCCAGTTCCAGATCGCCCGCCATGGCTGATGCCTTGGAGATTGGGCCATCAGCCGGATTGATCTCCGGCACTGCTGCTGGGCCAGCCTCGTTCATCATGGGCGCCTGCTGCGCGATGCTCTCCGGCACTGGGGTGCTATCGGTCTGCCGCTGCCGTGGCCGCTGCCGCATGGACGCACCCGTCACCCCACCCAGCATGCCGCCCGCCACGCCCTCAGCGACAGCTTGCCCCGCAACGCCCTCCCACGTCGGCACGTCAAAGCCTGCGCGCTGCTGCGCCACGTTGGACGAGTAGCGCTCTTGGCCACCCTGAATGGCCTCCGGAACACCCTCCGCCGCCGCACCACTGGCGGCGCGGCGCAGCAGCCCACCCGCAGCCGCTTTACCGGCCATCGCGCGGCTGACCAAGTGCTCCACGCCCGTGGTGCCCGTGACCGCGCCAATGCCGGCACCCAGCGCAATGTTGTCGGCGTTCGGTCCGGTGTACGCCTGCGCTGCCTCGGCTGCCTGGCGCGCCGCTTCTGGCGTAGCGCCCTGCTCCAGATTCTGCTTCTGCACCGCATCGTAGATGCTGCCCTTGACAGAACCGGCACCTTGCGCGGTGCCCAGGCCGATGCCCATCAACGTGCGCGCGCCGGCGCGGCGACCGACCGGGGTGAGCATTGAGCCCACCACCGGCACCACCGAGCCGGCCGCTTCGGCCAGCGTGCTTACGGGCGCCTCGGCAATGCCGCCCAGGTGGGCCATGGCTTCTTGCCAGCCCGAGCCGCTCTTTTCAGCATCCTGGATGATCTGCGCCCGTGCGGCTTTCTCGGCCTGCCGCTGCGGACTCAGCCAGCCCTGCACCGAATCCTGCGCGACACTGAGCCGGCTCGATACCGCGTTGCCCGCACCGCCAGCATCGGCAATCGCTTTGGTTGCGCCCACCGCGCCGCCAGTGAAGGCGGTGCCGATGTCGGCCAACTTCCGCACCATGCCGGCGGGTTTGACCACCTCGTACTGCGACCAGTCCACCGCATCCGGCGACGGATTGACCGGCGTGTAGTCGCTCCAGTTGACTTCTGACATAGGTCAGCCTCCCACCGGAACTGGCTTACCGTTCTTCACCAAGTAATGGCGCCCATCCTTGCCGAATACCAGCGCTCCTTCTGCTGGGGCGGGCGTCTGTGGCGCCGCTCCCGCCATCCGTCGCATCTCGCCCGTGCGCTCGTTCACAGCGCCCAGTACTGAATCTGTCTTGTTGCCTTGCGCATCCATGCCGCCCTGTAGCGCCACTGCCTTCCAGGTGTCGCCATCGGGCTTGCCCATGAGCGCCAGCAGGCGCTGCCTTGCGCCGCGCTGTTCGTCCTCGGTCTTGGCGGACTCAAGCGCCAACTGCGCGTTCTCCAGGCGCTGCGCTGACCGGTTCTGAAACCCGGCCTGCGTCTGCTCCAGTCCGAACCTGTCGCGCTCCAGACTGGAGCGCGCCACGTCAGCGAGCGAGCGCGTGCGGTTGTCCTGCGTGTTGCGCGCGGTGGCGCCCTGCTGACGCATCGCCTCTTGGTCCAGACCCGGCTGCGCGCCGCGAGCGGCCTGATCGGCTGTCTGAAGCGATGCAAACTTCGTCTGCGCCGCAGACGGCCCACCCTTGTTGCGCCAGTTGTCCCAGCTGCCTTGCAGTGCGCCGGCCGACACCTGCGCATTGCGCAGATCATTTCGCGCCTGCCAGTCGTTGCCGCTGTGCACGACTGTTGGTGCCCCTGCGGCCGGTGGCCCGGCCAAGTTAGCCACCGCGCTCTTGTAGATGTCCGCCACGCGCTGCGCACTCTCGGCACCCGAGCTGATCCCGCCGGTGTAGCTTCCTCGGTTCACCCCGCCCGCTATGGCGGCATCGGGGCCGATGTTCGTGCCGCTGTAGGTGTTCGTGGCCTTGTCGAAGGTGATCGTGTTCGAGCCTGCCGGTCGCCCCATGCTGTCGCGCGCAGCAGGGTCCATTGCCACCGATGGGGGACTCTGCGGGCTAGTCTGCGCGCCAGCTGCCAATCTCTGTTCGGCCGGGTTGATGACGCTTGCAGCAATAGACGGTGCTGAGGGAGTCGTCACTGCGGGCTCCACCTCCTTCAACACTTCGGTGGCAGCCGCACCGCCAACGGCCATGTTCGCGCCCGCGTTCATCAGGCGTGATGTCGCGTTCAGTCCCGTGCTGATGGCGCCGCCCGTCTTGGCAATCACTGGTACCGCTCCGGCCCCGGGCAGCGCCATCATGGCGTTGCTCACGTTGCGGCCAATCTCAGTGTTGCTCCAGCTGTTCTGCGAACCATCTGCTGCAGGCGCTTGTGGATTACCGTGGGTTGGAATCTGGCTGATCAGGTTTTCGCGCGACGGTGACACGGGCGCTGCTTCCGCTGCCGGCGGGTTGCCTTGCTCAGCCAACTGACGGTCTCGCCACACATAGGCGGCCGGATAGGGCGCTGAATCGATCGGTTTCTGCACACCGGGGTCAGCCGCTGCGGCAGCTGCGTCGCCGAAGCTGTTTGCGCGCTTGCGATCGTCGTCGCCAAGCATGCCGCCGTCAGCAAAATGCCCGCGCCGCGAGCGTTTACCGCTCGGCTCGTGCGTGTCGTCGACCAGATCGCGCAGCTTGCGCACGCCGACCTTCTTCACCGTGTCGGCAGGCAATACGAATTCGCCCTTGGAAAGGCGCGCAGGAATGGAGTCGGATGTTCCAGTGCCAGGACCGCGCACCAGTCCGCCATCCCGAATACGCTGCGTCGGTGGCTTGATGGACAGCAGGCGACGGATAGTGGCGGATTGAGCTTTCGGCATGGCAGGACCTCTCAAATTGACTTCAAGCCAGTCTCTCCATGCATCGGAAACTGGGACTCAGTGTTCTTGGTAGGCGGGCGCCTCACCAGTTAGATCGAACGATGGGCGGCGCCAGGTCGCGGTGCTTGCGCTGCACGTTCGCATCCGGCCTTTCGCCGAACGCTTGCTCGAACAGCGTCAGCGATTGAGCAGCCTTGGTGGGGTTGAAGGTTTCGGCGTCCTGCTTGAGGTAGGCCCGGTGCAGCATCCAGTCCAGCAGGCGCGGGTGATAGCGCTCATGGATTCCGGGCTTGTCTGATCCCCGGT belongs to Ottowia testudinis and includes:
- a CDS encoding PLxRFG domain-containing protein; the encoded protein is MSEVNWSDYTPVNPSPDAVDWSQYEVVKPAGMVRKLADIGTAFTGGAVGATKAIADAGGAGNAVSSRLSVAQDSVQGWLSPQRQAEKAARAQIIQDAEKSGSGWQEAMAHLGGIAEAPVSTLAEAAGSVVPVVGSMLTPVGRRAGARTLMGIGLGTAQGAGSVKGSIYDAVQKQNLEQGATPEAARQAAEAAQAYTGPNADNIALGAGIGAVTGTTGVEHLVSRAMAGKAAAGGLLRRAASGAAAEGVPEAIQGGQERYSSNVAQQRAGFDVPTWEGVAGQAVAEGVAGGMLGGVTGASMRQRPRQRQTDSTPVPESIAQQAPMMNEAGPAAVPEINPADGPISKASAMAGDLELAPAPPPAAPAAPDARTGLEAVADRLSPEQQRAARMVMADLDQADLPPVMRAMREFEARELAAAAPVPEPGVDDMPAGVVVRSFDPRAGVPPPARVDPSADVGAVTQDGLDFTAKPDAPDTIGQRITQLAMDADLTPGVPLRLNEVHMLRTRAADSGIALSVVPHPSGRGYDVQPTARLAPGQQSAMPQTQANATLGYDTAPTGLMVAGQDGVRVQTQADRINEAQRAAEQATQATEQNQPTAPTSQAVSAIESVANDRGAEPEAHRPGLVLQNRDRSTAASISQMNAIAAKPDYLRTGPSRTMDSGAPVAFGDVPASAMLGRTETVADGRGDRVQTQYAVVEAADVLTSNHADGTPVREYAAGQQGKLRAVAGNGRAAGIAEAYRRGTATDYRTELAVDAQVLGIDPQALANMREPVLVRVMAEQDVKPDIGDRSNTSGTARLSPVEEAANDAQRVDLAALQFDDAGVPTASSVRGFVTAMPEAERGNMLNPDGTPTRQAVDRLMAATFKQAYGSDDLVRLHAQATDPEARAVMAALADAAGPMAQLVGAGEFDIRRAVADAAGMAVNATRRGLRLSEVMQNANLDMHPEAFVVARFMAENIRSSKRMAEGLRDWAQLALEQMQIARDNRQQAGMFGQTPTLSRQQLFEGLGREQQSQTRNDTAQPGGPEPAGEGVARREAERRRNGSGAADGAVGRGTAGQRAAAQGLAQPERPAKWRSNFLQTAKVASDLGIDHRQHQGLAELVAAIDAHDAQLAGAFDLTAPTKQQAVNQQAAKDKDARERAAEPARARAEAAKALNEKEVAARQQASTENFQLGQNGDDALSGQGLMFSRGKPTGSTTDIAAAAGQEVERWQERLRSAAANAQAKDPSMATPAVMRAMGAKSHSLVLPRTYLRAIRDKHADVPAEVFQNLPALLADPLFIIPHRDGGLRVFVESQTARGEPIAVGVSVGQDGRIHTVTPLHDHPDMTGQQRMARDVLNAKGRIYARNKEALVKTRASAAAAPATIALHRDSISSASVLTREQVVKRIESASGPNAPRYSFAGPQAATADQHALTTAQERITAGEDAEAVRQDTGWHTGADGRWRFEISDHDASLKLTPEEFRTFARGDQAVSLGDLLDHPALFAAYPSLAEMPVGMKVGRGASFNPRTGRILMGGAVSPAQFQSILLHEVQHGIQTVEGFASGGAVSQFQGDLTAQRDQYRRQAGEVEARNTQAREKLTDEQRRAFTPESTQDVASDDVIVSFNGKDVASAPPPANATPDHDDRTTLSDAARAQAVSVVQGTVDAVRNAWANGPEVIVAFDMNDPVIPVSARRADLKQRSGGARGAPEGFYHQGKVYLMASKLRTPNDAARVLFHEALGHHGLRGLFGKELTPILNQIATMRRAEVDAKIKEYGLRGVNKLDRRAAAEEVLAEMAQRTPHIGFVRRAIAVIRSWLRQHVPGFSSLRLTDDELIRNFILPARAWVERGAVPGTASTAADAANTDTMFSRAPQDEPRQAQRMGDVLSSVTVTDVKRMARHKATDLRPLGLQFLGRRQLVDVYSDMLPELKAYNDLMARMDADKNDVGAGADQLAQEWAKLKDERALADLMHDATLAQMDPAKDFVEGDNRVQYGALRRRYEALTPEAREVYANARDTYSRHMQDVRSAITERIQRSELSNERKAEMLKRMDNEFFGRIKGVYFPLARFGQYVVVVTGSDGKVANVSRAETMSEAEATRAQLETLFPADKGFAVGKVIKAKNFVAERDSVGRGFMEQLYGVLDKQGMEPKQRAELEDALGQLYLSSLPDLSWAKHGIHRKGTAGYSQDARRAFAQNVFHGASYLAKLRYGDQLQDQLRDMQRRVDEGASDAAFDSVRAQQVVDEMTKRHDAAMNPKTNALSTALTSVGFMFHLGLSPASAMVNLTQTALVAYPVMGARWGFAKSSAALLKASAEAARGKNDISSALSADEKTAYDEAVRSGVIDVTMAHDLAGIAQGEDSSVSWKLRPVMRAASFMFHHAEKFNRQVTFIASYRLAREAGADSKAAYEQAVQATYDGHFDYSSNNRPRVMQGNVARVLLLFKQYGQNMVYTFVRSAQQSLAGATPQDRAQARKALGGLLVMHGMAAGALGLPMVTTLLAAASMLGGDDDEPWDAQVALQNMLADTFGQKPAEVLAHGISRLTPWDISGRVALDKLIFPDVQEGLEGQRLAESAMAAALGPVAGIGINALRGAQLISQGQYARGLEAMAPSVLRGPLKAIRYGDEGVVDKTGIVVQDEVDAAALMGQAAGFSPSSVRNAYEGKAAIVQHDRALQARRKALVERYAMAAMAKDEESKAEARGAIQRFNEKNPERRVLPMQLVQSVRQREKRIREAEDGVYLPKKRRDALGAGRFAAPD